The genomic interval CGGAGCCTTGATATCTTCCAGGTTAATACCGCCAAAAGTTGGTTCGAGTATTTTAACCGTTCTTACAAATTCGTCGACATCTTTTGTATTGAGCTCAATATCAAATACATCAATATCGGAATATATTTTGAATAGCAGGCCTTTACCTTCCATAACCGGTTTGGAAGCTTCCGGTCCAATATCACCCAGCCCAAGAACGGCTGTTCCATTACTAATTACTGCAACCAGATTTCCTTTCGCAGTGTATAAATAAGCATTTTCAACATTTTCTGCAATTTCCAGGCATGGTTCCGCGACGCCAGGGGAATAAGCTAATGAAAGGTCTCGTTGTGTGTTTGTCTCTTTGGTTGGAATAACCTGTATTTTACCGGGCCTTCCTTTTGAGTGGTAGTAAAGAGCGTCTTCTTTTCTGATCTTTTTGTTCATACCTTTTGGACAATTATTTCGTGCTAAGGTACAAACATTCAATAAAACGCCATGAATATTACAAGCATATTAATGGCATGCCGGAGTTTTAAAACAAGGTCAAAATCATAAGTCTCTAAAAGCCTTTTTAGTAGGAGAAATATCTTTGCTTTGGAAAGTAGGATTTTCAGCCAGCTTTTTTTCCTGTTCCTGGATATAGCTCTTTTTTTCATGTAATAAGCAACGACCATATATACAACAAACATACCAATATATATATACATGGATGCTGTATTAGTAATATCACCGTGAAATACAAAAAATAGCGTTGTATTTAAAATCGTAACCATCCAGAGAGTGAATGAAGCCCAAAAATGATTAAGCCCGCTGTCGATCAATATATGATGCATGTGATTTCTGTCAGCAACGAAAGGAGAGCCACCTTTTACTATGCGAACAATAAAAACCCTTAATGTATCAAAAATAGGAACAATCAGTAATACCATTACAATAATAGGGGCATTGAAGTAGGCAGTTGGATCGTGCAGGTAACCAACATTCAGAGAGAGAAATTCAACCGCAAAAATAGAAAGCAGATATCCAACAATGAGAGAACCGGTATCACCCATGAAAATTTTGCTGGTACGAGAGAAGTTAAACCTTAAAAATCCGAGTAGTGAGCCGGACAAAGCAAATGCGAGGCATGCAAATGAGAAATGATCATTTAAAATAAACCAGATACCGAAACCTAAGCTCGCAATCAAACTGATTCCGCCCGCAAGCCCGTCAATTCCGTCAATCAGGTTGATCGCGTTAATAAGGGCAATAAAAATAAATACGGTAAGCGGTATGCTGACAAAGTCTGAAACGGCATGAACTCCAAAAATTCCATAAAAGTTGTCGACTTTAAAATTTCCCATCGCCACAAGTATCAGGGAAGCAAAAATTTGTATAATTAATTTTTTTGTAGGATCAACCGCAAGAATATCATCCTTCAAACCCAGGAAAAACAGGATTACAATTCCGGTCATGGAAAGGTTAATGATATTTGACTCTAAAATGTTTTCAGAATGAGGCCAAAGAAAGTAAGCGATCAGTGATGCTGCAAAAATGGCAATTCCACCAAGTGTAGGCGTTTCTGTTTTATGCGAACTTCTGAAACCCGGTTTGGCAGTCAGATGCAGCAGATTAGATAAATTAATAATAACCGGAATGGAAATGATCGAAAGGAAGCAGGCTATCAGAAAGGAAAGAATGCATTGATAAACATCATGGTGAATGATGTTGTTAATATTTCCGTCTGCTAATATCTGCAAGGGTAGCGTTGGTTCCATTTTAATGATGATGAATTAACTACATTATGAAGAGTTCAGACTTCTTTTGTTCAAATTTGGTGAATTATTAGAACAAAATGAAAGGTATACTCTTGAATGTCAAAATATTTGTTAAAATTAATGTAATATAATACTACAAACCTTGTCCTTTTATAGAAACTGTGATACTTTCCTTAATGGTTTAAGTAGTAATGTGTAAAAGCGGGGTTTTAAATGATTAACCTCCCAGGCTCTTTTATCATTTCGGTTGGCTGCCAAACGATTTTTAAAGCTACTGTTGCTCACACCCCCATCTCTCATTTTGACCAATACTTTTGGAATGTAAACAAGTTTTATGCCTATTTTCTCAATCATGCGCAACATAAGCTCGTAATCTGCCGCACTTCCCATATCCAGACGAAAACTTCCGTGTTTATCATAAATAGTTTTCTGAAGGAAAAATGTAGGATGTGGGGGCATCCAGCCGTTTAAAAATGAACTGGTTTTAAATTCTCCGGAAATCCATTTTCTCTTCACTTTCAAATCATTTGCAGCATCAACATAATCCAGATCCCCGTAACTTCCATTCGCGCCGCTAACTTTTAAAGCATTTACAACATCGGATATAACTGAGTGATACGCATAAAAATCGTCCGCGTTCAAAACACCAATTACATCTCCGGTTGCAGCTGCTATTCCTTTATTCATAGCATCATAAATTCCCTTATCAGGTTCGCTTATAAATTGATGAATTCTGCTTCCATAAGATTTAATCAGCTCTTTTGTACCGTCAGTCGAATTACCGTCGATAATTATGTACTCTATAAATTCATAGTCCTGCATCAATACTGATTCGATACAGGATTGTAAAGTGGCAATGCCATTAAATACGACAGTAATGATACTTACTTTCAATGTGTAATATTTCTTGTTTTTACAAAAACTGCCGGGTTTCCCTGGTAAATACTGTATGGTTCCAGATTTTTGTTCGCAACTGAGCTTACCGCCAGCACAGCATGGGAACCTACTGTTACGCCCGGACACACTGTTGATTTTGCTCCAATCCAGGCTCCGGTTTCAATTACTATTGGTTTAACGATGAGGTCAAAAGTAGTCTTTGTAAAATCATGGTTACCTGTCAGCAGTAAACATCCCTGTGACAAGCATACGTTTGATTCCAAAGTCACCATTGTGAGGTTGTCGATCCACACTTTTTCACCTATCCAAATGTCACTTTCAGCCTTCAGATACCATGGATATTTGATATTAACTTTTGGTTTTATAACAACATTATCACCAATCGTTGCTCCAAATAATCTCAAAATTATTCTTTTGACAAACATTGGAAAAGGTATATATGTATTAATAAAAAAACGGGAAGCGACATACCATAGAAATTGTTTTAAACGGCTTCCGGGTTTGTACCAGCTATTGTTATATCCGGACAGACTGGTTCGGGCTTTTGAGATCTTTTCCATATTCTGTCCTGAAATGTGTAATAATGTCCTGCTTGTTTTTTCCCGCCTGTTGGTAAACTTCATAAATTTTGGCATCAACAAGGAAGCGATACCAGAAACCCTGAAGAAAATGCCATATCAATCCTTTTTTTCCATCCAGAAATCCCAGTTTGATTATATATCTGAAAATAAAGTACAGAAATGGCCGGGTAAAAAGTGGCAATCCTGCATATTTGATTTTTAAAAAACGCGTCCTTTGTTCCTGGCTTCCCCAAAAATCGGGTTGTACAGTTGCCTTTTCGTCAAAATTGTATTTTATATTCAGTAAGTCAATAACTTCCCGTATTGCATAATTATTATGTTTCTGAGTCCACCAGGTCAGGTTATTGAGATTGTGGTCCACAATGTCATTTTGTAGCTGAGCCGTGGTTCCGCTGCTTAATTTAATATGCTCGTCCATCCACAACTCTTCACAAATGCCAATTCCTTGTCGCCAGATCCGAAGCAGCCAAATTGGATAATAACCTCCGCGCCGAATCCACTGGTTCATAAAATAAACCCGCCTTTTTATATATAATCCCGAAACCTCTGCCGGGGTTAAAGATAAGTTCTGTTTGAGTTCCTGAGCCAGTTCAGAAGTAATATACTCATCTGCATCCATCCGCATAACCCACTTGGTGTTAAATGGATTATTTTGAATCCCATAATTGAACTGAAACGCATAAGATACCCACGGATTCTGAACTA from Dyadobacter sp. NIV53 carries:
- a CDS encoding WcaF family extracellular polysaccharide biosynthesis acetyltransferase, with the protein product MEKISKARTSLSGYNNSWYKPGSRLKQFLWYVASRFFINTYIPFPMFVKRIILRLFGATIGDNVVIKPKVNIKYPWYLKAESDIWIGEKVWIDNLTMVTLESNVCLSQGCLLLTGNHDFTKTTFDLIVKPIVIETGAWIGAKSTVCPGVTVGSHAVLAVSSVANKNLEPYSIYQGNPAVFVKTRNITH
- a CDS encoding glycosyltransferase family 2 protein, producing the protein MIDLSVIILTHNESRHIERCIRSLQQVTDKIFIVDSFSTDNTLSIASRLGATVVQNPWVSYAFQFNYGIQNNPFNTKWVMRMDADEYITSELAQELKQNLSLTPAEVSGLYIKRRVYFMNQWIRRGGYYPIWLLRIWRQGIGICEELWMDEHIKLSSGTTAQLQNDIVDHNLNNLTWWTQKHNNYAIREVIDLLNIKYNFDEKATVQPDFWGSQEQRTRFLKIKYAGLPLFTRPFLYFIFRYIIKLGFLDGKKGLIWHFLQGFWYRFLVDAKIYEVYQQAGKNKQDIITHFRTEYGKDLKSPNQSVRI
- a CDS encoding MraY family glycosyltransferase translates to MEPTLPLQILADGNINNIIHHDVYQCILSFLIACFLSIISIPVIINLSNLLHLTAKPGFRSSHKTETPTLGGIAIFAASLIAYFLWPHSENILESNIINLSMTGIVILFFLGLKDDILAVDPTKKLIIQIFASLILVAMGNFKVDNFYGIFGVHAVSDFVSIPLTVFIFIALINAINLIDGIDGLAGGISLIASLGFGIWFILNDHFSFACLAFALSGSLLGFLRFNFSRTSKIFMGDTGSLIVGYLLSIFAVEFLSLNVGYLHDPTAYFNAPIIVMVLLIVPIFDTLRVFIVRIVKGGSPFVADRNHMHHILIDSGLNHFWASFTLWMVTILNTTLFFVFHGDITNTASMYIYIGMFVVYMVVAYYMKKRAISRNRKKSWLKILLSKAKIFLLLKRLLETYDFDLVLKLRHAINMLVIFMAFY
- a CDS encoding glycosyltransferase family 2 protein, with the translated sequence MKVSIITVVFNGIATLQSCIESVLMQDYEFIEYIIIDGNSTDGTKELIKSYGSRIHQFISEPDKGIYDAMNKGIAAATGDVIGVLNADDFYAYHSVISDVVNALKVSGANGSYGDLDYVDAANDLKVKRKWISGEFKTSSFLNGWMPPHPTFFLQKTIYDKHGSFRLDMGSAADYELMLRMIEKIGIKLVYIPKVLVKMRDGGVSNSSFKNRLAANRNDKRAWEVNHLKPRFYTLLLKPLRKVSQFL